From the Kitasatospora viridis genome, one window contains:
- a CDS encoding PHP domain-containing protein: MDPIAALERIAFLLEREQASTYRVQAFRNAADALRPRTGLPRTEAGLAALPGVGPVTAKVVAQALAGEIPEYLAEAELRAPGVLPELSGAAAELRAALRGDCHLHSNWSDGGSPIAVMARTARELGHEWAVLTDHSPRLTVAHGLSAARLREQLAQVAELKVELAPFRLLAGIECDILEDGSLDQEPELLAELDVVVASVHSKLRMAAGPMTRRLLAAVANPLVDVLGHCTGRLLGAEGGVRGGGKPRPESSFDAAAVFAACAEHGTAVEINSRPERLDPPLRLLGEAVRAGCLFAVDTDAHAPGQLAWQDYGCLRAAEAGVPAERVVTTWTADALLEWTRTSRRG; this comes from the coding sequence ATGGACCCGATCGCGGCCCTGGAGCGGATCGCCTTCCTGCTGGAGCGCGAGCAGGCCTCGACCTACCGGGTGCAGGCCTTCCGCAACGCGGCGGACGCGCTGCGCCCGCGCACCGGGCTGCCCAGGACGGAGGCGGGGCTGGCCGCGCTGCCCGGGGTGGGGCCGGTGACGGCGAAGGTGGTGGCGCAGGCGCTGGCGGGGGAGATCCCGGAGTACCTGGCCGAGGCCGAGTTGCGGGCGCCCGGTGTGCTGCCGGAGCTCTCGGGGGCGGCGGCCGAGCTGCGGGCGGCGCTGCGCGGTGACTGCCACCTGCACTCGAACTGGTCGGACGGGGGCAGCCCGATCGCCGTGATGGCCCGCACCGCTCGTGAACTGGGCCACGAGTGGGCGGTGTTGACGGACCATTCGCCGCGGCTGACGGTGGCGCACGGGTTGAGCGCGGCCCGGTTGCGTGAGCAGCTGGCCCAAGTGGCGGAACTCAAGGTGGAGTTGGCGCCGTTTCGACTGCTGGCCGGGATCGAGTGCGACATCCTGGAGGACGGTTCGCTGGACCAGGAGCCGGAGCTGCTGGCCGAGTTGGACGTGGTGGTGGCCTCGGTGCACTCCAAGCTGCGGATGGCGGCCGGGCCGATGACCCGCCGGCTGCTGGCGGCGGTGGCCAACCCGCTGGTGGACGTGCTGGGCCACTGCACCGGGCGGCTGCTGGGTGCGGAGGGCGGGGTGCGGGGCGGCGGCAAGCCGCGTCCGGAGTCGTCCTTCGACGCCGCGGCGGTGTTCGCCGCGTGTGCGGAGCACGGGACCGCGGTGGAGATCAACTCCCGTCCGGAGCGCCTGGATCCGCCGCTGCGGCTGCTGGGCGAGGCGGTCCGGGCGGGGTGCCTGTTCGCGGTGGACACCGACGCGCACGCGCCCGGCCAGCTGGCCTGGCAGGACTACGGGTGCCTGCGCGCGGCCGAGGCGGGGGTGCCGGCGGAGCGGGTGGTGACGACCTGGACGGCGGACGCGCTGCTGGAGTGGACCCGGACGAGCCGCCGCGGCTGA
- a CDS encoding saccharopine dehydrogenase family protein — MDTERPFDLVLFGATGFTGRLTAEYLAAAAPAGTRWALAGRNPQRLAAVRRELAAAHPDLADLPLLTADAGDRAALREVAESARVVVSTVGPYLRHGEPLVAACAEAGTDYLDLTGEPEFVDRMYLLHHERAQRSGARLVHSCGFDSVPHDLGVQFTLAQLPVATEEAKVRVRGYVRAGGSPSGGTFDSALTALSRPRAALAAGKQRRAAEQRPAGRRISTSTDRPHRSAEARAWAWPLPTIDPQVVGRSAAALPEYGRDFRYSHYAAVRRLPVALGGTAAIGLLALGAQLPALRRALGRLRAPGEGPSAEQRAKSWFTVRFVAEAAGATVYTEVSGGDPGYSETAKILAESALCLAFDELPVTAGQLTPAVAMGPALTERLRAAGIGFRVFEQPPGDAPRRAL; from the coding sequence ATGGACACCGAACGCCCCTTTGACCTCGTCCTCTTCGGCGCCACCGGGTTCACCGGCCGGCTCACCGCCGAGTACCTCGCCGCCGCCGCGCCGGCCGGAACCCGGTGGGCGCTGGCCGGCCGCAACCCGCAGCGGCTCGCCGCCGTCCGCCGGGAGCTCGCCGCCGCGCACCCCGATCTGGCCGACCTGCCGCTGCTCACCGCGGACGCCGGCGACCGGGCCGCGCTGCGCGAGGTGGCCGAATCGGCCCGGGTGGTGGTCTCCACCGTCGGCCCGTACCTGCGGCACGGCGAGCCGCTGGTGGCCGCCTGCGCCGAGGCCGGCACCGACTACCTGGACCTGACCGGCGAGCCCGAGTTCGTGGACCGGATGTACCTGCTGCACCACGAGCGCGCGCAGCGCTCCGGCGCGCGGCTGGTGCACTCCTGCGGCTTCGACTCGGTGCCGCACGACCTGGGCGTGCAGTTCACCCTGGCCCAACTGCCGGTGGCCACCGAGGAAGCGAAGGTCAGGGTGCGCGGCTACGTCCGGGCCGGTGGCAGCCCCTCGGGCGGCACCTTCGACTCCGCGCTCACCGCGCTCTCCCGCCCGCGGGCGGCGCTGGCGGCCGGCAAGCAGCGCCGGGCCGCCGAGCAGCGCCCGGCCGGCCGGCGGATCAGCACCTCGACGGACCGGCCGCACCGGTCCGCCGAGGCGCGGGCCTGGGCCTGGCCGCTGCCCACCATCGATCCGCAGGTGGTCGGCCGGTCGGCCGCCGCACTGCCGGAGTACGGGCGCGACTTCCGCTACAGCCACTACGCGGCCGTCCGCCGGCTGCCGGTCGCGCTCGGCGGCACCGCGGCGATCGGGCTGCTCGCGCTCGGCGCGCAGCTGCCGGCGCTGCGCCGGGCGCTCGGGCGGCTGCGCGCGCCGGGCGAGGGGCCGAGCGCCGAGCAGCGCGCCAAGAGCTGGTTCACCGTGCGGTTCGTCGCCGAGGCGGCGGGGGCGACGGTGTACACGGAGGTGAGCGGCGGCGACCCGGGCTACTCCGAGACCGCGAAGATCCTCGCCGAGTCCGCGCTCTGCCTGGCCTTCGACGAGTTGCCGGTGACGGCCGGTCAGCTGACCCCGGCGGTGGCCATGGGGCCGGCGCTGACCGAGCGGCTGCGGGCGGCCGGGATCGGCTTCCGAGTATTCGAACAGCCGCCGGGCGACGCGCCGCGCCGGGCGCTCTGA
- a CDS encoding TetR/AcrR family transcriptional regulator has product MDTLSRAVDRLLVETADPTGRQPRADARRNVERLVAAARAAIAETGVEASAHEIAARAGVGVGTFYRRVPSREALLLAVLDEVLLDICRAADRALEHPDPWQGFCEFAAAYVGLRGESCGIGEALGGACGEALDATLAELRERFRLLVGRAQDAGRIRADLAWQDVPFLLAAVATGPRTLGLTADESQWRRTLRVLLDGLRTADPVPLTGRHPR; this is encoded by the coding sequence ATGGACACGCTTTCGAGGGCCGTGGACCGGCTGCTCGTCGAGACGGCCGATCCGACGGGCCGTCAACCACGGGCGGACGCCCGGCGGAACGTGGAGCGGCTGGTGGCCGCCGCCCGGGCGGCGATCGCCGAGACCGGCGTGGAGGCCTCCGCCCACGAGATCGCCGCCCGGGCCGGCGTCGGCGTCGGCACCTTCTACCGGCGGGTCCCGTCCCGCGAGGCCCTGCTGCTCGCCGTGCTCGACGAAGTGCTGCTGGACATCTGCCGGGCCGCCGACCGGGCGCTGGAGCACCCCGACCCCTGGCAGGGCTTCTGCGAGTTCGCCGCCGCCTACGTGGGCCTGCGCGGCGAGAGTTGCGGCATCGGCGAGGCGCTCGGCGGCGCCTGCGGCGAGGCGCTCGACGCCACCCTGGCCGAACTGCGCGAACGTTTCCGCCTGCTGGTCGGCCGGGCGCAGGACGCGGGCCGGATCAGGGCCGATCTGGCCTGGCAGGACGTGCCGTTCCTGCTCGCCGCGGTCGCCACCGGCCCGCGCACCCTCGGCCTGACCGCCGACGAATCACAGTGGCGCCGCACTCTGCGGGTCCTGTTGGATGGCCTGCGAACCGCCGACCCCGTCCCGCTCACCGGAAGACATCCACGATGA
- a CDS encoding DUF4259 domain-containing protein: MGTWDFGPFDNDDAADFADRLDTAGLAERADLVRAALRAVLAEAGYLEVDLGAAGVAAAALVAARCPGGEPVNPVYGPKGEIPGLGGDLVDLAVRALDRIGGADSELAELWAESGEGERWAERIAGLRVVLVKER; this comes from the coding sequence ATGGGCACCTGGGACTTCGGCCCCTTCGACAACGACGACGCGGCCGACTTCGCCGACCGGCTGGACACCGCGGGGCTGGCCGAGCGCGCCGACCTGGTCCGGGCCGCGCTGCGCGCGGTGCTGGCCGAGGCCGGGTACCTGGAGGTCGACCTGGGTGCGGCCGGCGTGGCCGCTGCGGCCCTGGTCGCCGCGCGGTGCCCAGGTGGAGAACCGGTGAATCCGGTGTACGGGCCAAAAGGGGAGATTCCCGGCCTCGGGGGCGATCTGGTCGATCTCGCCGTGCGGGCGCTGGACCGGATCGGCGGCGCCGACTCCGAACTGGCCGAGCTCTGGGCGGAGTCGGGCGAAGGTGAGCGCTGGGCGGAGCGGATAGCGGGATTGCGGGTGGTCCTGGTGAAGGAGCGGTGA
- a CDS encoding maleylpyruvate isomerase N-terminal domain-containing protein: protein MTGTLSDVELAVRESVALLAPHTGADWSVPAGSLTWSCRETAAHIAHDLLAYAGQVTGAAGGGYLPFDLTVHQDADPAELLRVITACGRLLGTQLAAADPADRAWHWGPTDPSGFAAMGTAEVLLHTTDIAGGLGLDWRPPAGPSARVLERLFPQAPAGDPVDVLLWQTGRGELPGRERLTSWVWKAALND, encoded by the coding sequence ATGACCGGCACCTTGAGCGACGTCGAGCTCGCCGTCCGCGAATCCGTCGCCCTGCTCGCCCCGCACACCGGCGCCGACTGGTCGGTGCCCGCCGGGTCGCTGACCTGGAGCTGCCGGGAGACCGCCGCCCACATCGCGCACGACCTGCTCGCCTACGCGGGCCAGGTGACGGGCGCCGCGGGCGGCGGCTACCTGCCGTTCGACCTGACGGTCCACCAGGACGCCGACCCGGCCGAGCTGCTCCGGGTGATCACCGCCTGCGGCCGGCTGCTCGGCACCCAGCTCGCCGCCGCCGACCCGGCCGACCGCGCCTGGCACTGGGGCCCGACCGACCCGAGCGGCTTCGCCGCCATGGGCACCGCCGAAGTCCTGCTGCACACCACTGACATCGCCGGCGGGCTCGGCCTCGACTGGCGGCCGCCGGCCGGGCCCAGCGCCCGGGTGCTGGAGCGGCTCTTCCCGCAGGCGCCGGCCGGCGACCCGGTCGACGTGCTGCTCTGGCAGACCGGCCGGGGCGAGCTGCCGGGCCGGGAGCGGCTCACCTCCTGGGTCTGGAAGGCCGCCCTGAACGACTGA